The following proteins are co-located in the Nonlabens ponticola genome:
- a CDS encoding AMP-binding protein: MPNLLATFFDLAVKHAQKTAIIWPNPAILELTYGQLADRVISFESYFNSLGTVKNSLALPMSSISNKNLHVILASLHQGVALTSLPRQSSKWHLLSFIWNHKIRYLILDSNNFLIRVLCNSLGIQMLQGIALSKNRFFKLKVLDGDTLALISHTSGSTDVSKPIQRTHQDLINQHEAILKIFYPQDDEIDLPLFPNLLLHNLNAGVTTVVPDIPDWKLENLEPERILKQIMRHGVTRLTGNVFYFTHLLDCIEKSSDGEFDVSTVRMIGIGGSPVPNKLLDRVSIAFQYAQLYVIYGSTEAEPIAVKEYNASLDPLLGYCVGTIHPDIELEIIEDDAVKNGDGDIIGEIVVSGKHVISKSSYHTGDYGYLLNNELYLVARKDNAMTYGGYYAYQIEHYLLSKLEISQVGVIIYPNKASIHFSGFASSNRVIDCLTKIIDIQSILVEKHPFLPVDARHLSKIRYNDL, translated from the coding sequence ATGCCCAACCTCCTTGCTACTTTCTTTGACCTAGCTGTAAAGCATGCTCAAAAGACGGCGATTATCTGGCCAAATCCAGCTATTCTAGAATTGACATACGGGCAATTGGCTGATAGAGTTATTTCTTTTGAGAGTTACTTTAATTCACTGGGTACCGTGAAAAATTCGCTCGCACTGCCAATGTCTAGTATTTCAAATAAAAATTTGCATGTTATCCTAGCGAGTTTGCATCAAGGTGTCGCACTCACGAGTTTACCTCGTCAAAGTTCTAAGTGGCATTTGCTATCATTTATTTGGAATCACAAAATCAGATATTTGATACTTGATTCTAACAATTTTCTCATTAGGGTACTTTGTAATAGTCTAGGTATTCAAATGCTGCAAGGAATAGCTCTTTCAAAAAATAGATTTTTTAAACTTAAGGTTCTGGATGGTGATACATTAGCTCTCATATCGCATACGTCTGGCAGTACTGATGTGAGTAAGCCTATCCAGCGTACCCACCAAGATCTTATCAACCAGCACGAGGCTATTCTAAAGATATTTTATCCTCAAGACGACGAGATCGATTTACCTCTTTTTCCTAACCTGCTTTTGCATAATCTCAATGCTGGAGTGACAACGGTCGTACCAGATATACCTGATTGGAAACTAGAGAACCTTGAGCCAGAGAGGATTCTCAAGCAAATCATGCGACATGGCGTGACTAGATTGACGGGTAATGTGTTTTATTTTACACATCTGTTGGATTGTATAGAAAAATCCAGCGATGGAGAGTTTGATGTTTCTACTGTAAGAATGATTGGTATAGGCGGTTCTCCAGTCCCTAACAAATTACTGGATAGAGTATCAATTGCATTTCAATACGCTCAATTGTACGTCATCTACGGATCTACCGAGGCAGAGCCCATAGCAGTAAAAGAATACAATGCATCGCTTGATCCACTTTTAGGCTACTGTGTAGGAACCATTCATCCAGATATCGAGCTTGAAATTATTGAGGATGACGCGGTGAAAAACGGTGATGGCGACATTATAGGAGAGATCGTGGTCTCTGGGAAACATGTGATTAGTAAGTCGTCTTATCACACCGGTGACTACGGATATCTTTTAAATAACGAGCTATATCTAGTTGCGCGCAAGGATAATGCCATGACCTACGGTGGATATTATGCATATCAAATAGAGCATTATTTATTATCCAAGCTAGAAATATCGCAAGTTGGAGTAATCATTTATCCCAATAAGGCAAGCATCCATTTCTCTGGATTTGCATCTAGTAATCGAGTAATTGATTGCTTGACAAAAATTATCGATATACAGTCGATTCTCGTCGAGAAACATCCATTTCTGCCAGTAGATGCAAGACATTTGTCCAAAATTCGTTATAATGACTTATGA
- a CDS encoding HAD family hydrolase: MPIKNIIFDFGDVFIDLDKTFVFKQMPVDDQEAREHLQLVNEKYEVGAITTVDFLDGIQSIYPQASHEELKNIWNRMLLGYPDYRLEFIENLATTHKYRLFLLSNTNELHIENVAQQMGDSKYRRFKSCFERFYLSHEIGLRKPNTDIFEFVLRQNRLSPDETLFIDDTLEHTLTAKSLGIHTWHLKVDEDVVDLKNHIDTYNNLTQ, translated from the coding sequence ATGCCCATAAAAAATATCATCTTCGATTTTGGAGATGTGTTTATTGATCTAGACAAAACGTTTGTTTTTAAACAGATGCCAGTAGATGATCAGGAAGCTCGTGAACACTTACAACTAGTCAATGAGAAGTACGAAGTTGGTGCAATTACAACCGTAGATTTTTTAGATGGTATTCAATCTATATATCCACAAGCGTCTCATGAGGAACTAAAGAACATCTGGAATAGAATGCTACTAGGGTATCCAGATTATAGGCTTGAGTTTATTGAGAATCTTGCCACCACACATAAGTACAGATTGTTTTTACTGAGTAATACTAACGAGCTGCATATTGAGAATGTAGCGCAACAAATGGGCGACAGCAAATACCGTAGGTTCAAATCGTGCTTTGAAAGGTTTTACTTATCGCATGAGATCGGCCTACGTAAACCTAATACTGACATTTTTGAATTTGTACTTCGTCAAAACAGGCTTTCTCCTGATGAAACCTTGTTCATTGACGATACCTTGGAGCATACCTTGACGGCAAAAAGTCTGGGCATTCATACTTGGCATTTGAAAGTTGATGAGGATGTGGTTGATCTTAAAAATCATATCGATACATATAATAATTTAACGCAATAA
- a CDS encoding FKBP-type peptidyl-prolyl cis-trans isomerase: MSTVQANDTVKVHYTGRLKNDGRVFDSSEKREPLTAQLGQGHLIPGFEKGLIDMKVNEKKTVEIPMAEAYGDINKELFHEVQKSMLPQEIKPEIGMALMSKNPDGTEHQLRVADVKEDHIIVDANHPLAGQDLVFDLEVVQIN; the protein is encoded by the coding sequence ATGAGTACAGTACAAGCAAATGACACGGTAAAAGTTCATTATACAGGAAGACTGAAGAATGATGGTCGTGTTTTTGACTCTTCAGAAAAAAGAGAACCTTTGACAGCACAATTAGGTCAAGGACATTTGATCCCAGGATTTGAAAAGGGATTGATTGACATGAAAGTCAATGAGAAAAAAACCGTTGAAATTCCTATGGCAGAAGCTTATGGTGATATTAATAAAGAATTATTTCATGAGGTACAAAAAAGCATGTTACCGCAGGAAATCAAGCCTGAGATAGGTATGGCCCTCATGTCTAAAAACCCTGATGGGACTGAGCATCAACTGCGAGTAGCAGATGTCAAAGAAGACCACATCATCGTGGACGCAAACCATCCACTGGCAGGACAAGACTTAGTCTTTGACCTAGAAGTAGTCCAAATCAATTAA
- a CDS encoding PH domain-containing protein — MGLLDKMLGNAGEVSLDELQKEYGHLLIDSENIEMGFILFRDTFIFTSKRLLLIDKQGLTGKKIEMKSMPYKSISRFSLETAGTFDRDAELKIWISSENLPSVSKKFSKAVDVFKVQRLLAEKTC, encoded by the coding sequence ATGGGATTGTTAGATAAAATGTTGGGCAACGCTGGCGAGGTGTCGCTTGATGAATTACAAAAGGAATACGGTCACTTGCTTATTGATAGTGAGAATATTGAGATGGGATTTATCCTGTTTAGAGATACGTTTATTTTTACTTCAAAACGCTTGTTATTGATTGACAAGCAAGGCTTGACGGGTAAAAAGATCGAGATGAAATCCATGCCTTACAAGAGCATATCACGATTCTCATTAGAAACAGCAGGTACTTTTGACCGCGATGCAGAGCTTAAGATCTGGATATCCAGTGAGAATCTGCCCAGCGTAAGCAAGAAATTTTCTAAAGCTGTTGACGTCTTCAAAGTACAGCGACTTCTAGCGGAAAAGACCTGTTGA
- the ffh gene encoding signal recognition particle protein has translation MFDNLTDKLDKAMHVLKGHGSITEVNVADTLKEIRRALVDADVNYKIAKEFTRTAKEKALGQGVLTTLKPGQLLTKIVKDELTELMGGSVEGINLSGNPSVILMSGLQGSGKTTFSGKLANYLKTKKSKKPLLVACDIYRPAAIDQLHVVGESIGVEVFSNRDEKNPVKISEAAIAHAKANGFNAVIIDTAGRLAIDEQMMNEIAEVHAAVKPQETLFVVDSMTGQDAVNTAKAFNEKLNFDGVVLTKLDGDTRGGAALSIKSVVDKPIKFIGTGEKMEAIDVFYPERMADRILGMGDVVSLVERAQEQFDEEEARKLSKKIAKNQFGFDDFLSQIQQIKKMGNMKDLMGMIPGAGKMLKDVDIDDDAFKGIEAIIHSMTVEERTKPQVINGSRKKRIAKGSGTSVTEVNQLLKQFDQMSKMMKMMQGGKGKAMMQAMSKMR, from the coding sequence ATGTTTGATAATTTAACGGATAAACTGGACAAAGCGATGCACGTCCTTAAGGGACATGGTAGCATCACAGAGGTCAATGTAGCAGACACGCTCAAAGAAATACGTCGTGCCCTTGTGGATGCCGATGTTAACTATAAAATCGCCAAGGAATTTACCAGAACGGCCAAAGAAAAGGCACTAGGTCAAGGCGTACTCACAACGCTCAAACCTGGTCAATTACTGACTAAGATCGTTAAAGATGAGTTAACTGAACTTATGGGCGGCAGCGTAGAAGGCATTAATTTATCAGGAAATCCATCGGTGATTCTTATGTCTGGTTTGCAGGGATCTGGTAAGACTACCTTTTCTGGTAAACTAGCTAACTATCTCAAAACTAAAAAGAGCAAAAAGCCACTACTCGTTGCTTGTGATATTTATCGTCCCGCGGCGATTGATCAGCTGCATGTAGTAGGTGAATCCATAGGTGTTGAGGTATTCTCAAATCGCGATGAGAAGAATCCCGTGAAAATTTCTGAAGCAGCGATTGCTCATGCTAAGGCTAACGGATTTAATGCCGTCATTATTGATACCGCCGGTCGTCTAGCGATCGATGAACAAATGATGAACGAGATTGCCGAGGTTCACGCAGCCGTTAAGCCTCAAGAAACGCTCTTTGTAGTGGATTCTATGACGGGTCAAGACGCTGTGAATACCGCTAAGGCCTTTAATGAGAAACTGAACTTTGATGGTGTAGTACTTACCAAATTGGATGGTGATACTCGCGGTGGTGCTGCTCTTTCTATAAAAAGTGTGGTTGACAAGCCTATTAAATTTATAGGTACGGGTGAGAAAATGGAAGCCATTGATGTGTTCTACCCAGAACGTATGGCAGACCGTATCCTAGGAATGGGTGATGTTGTATCGTTAGTTGAAAGAGCTCAAGAACAATTTGACGAAGAAGAAGCCCGCAAGCTGAGTAAGAAAATCGCTAAAAATCAATTCGGTTTTGATGACTTCCTATCTCAAATCCAGCAGATCAAGAAAATGGGTAACATGAAAGATCTTATGGGTATGATTCCAGGTGCTGGCAAGATGCTCAAGGATGTGGATATCGACGATGATGCCTTTAAAGGTATTGAAGCCATCATACATTCCATGACCGTTGAAGAACGCACAAAGCCACAAGTGATTAATGGCTCTAGAAAAAAACGTATCGCAAAAGGTAGCGGTACCAGCGTAACCGAAGTCAATCAACTGCTCAAACAATTTGACCAGATGAGCAAGATGATGAAGATGATGCAAGGCGGCAAAGGAAAGGCAATGATGCAAGCCATGAGTAAAATGAGGTAA
- a CDS encoding four helix bundle protein gives MAHYKSFEELEIWQRARIICDDVYNLYLVSDLQKDYGLWNQINKSSGSIMDNIAEGFDRDGNREFIQFLSISKASCGEAKSQLYRCFDRKYLEPQEFEDIKRKMEECKAQIAGFMKYLKNSDRKGNKYD, from the coding sequence ATGGCTCATTATAAATCCTTTGAAGAATTAGAAATTTGGCAGCGTGCAAGAATTATTTGTGACGATGTTTATAATCTTTACCTCGTCAGTGATTTGCAAAAAGATTATGGGCTTTGGAATCAGATTAATAAATCATCCGGCTCCATAATGGACAACATTGCAGAAGGTTTTGATAGAGATGGAAACCGAGAGTTTATCCAGTTTTTAAGTATTTCAAAAGCAAGTTGTGGTGAAGCAAAATCACAACTATATCGATGTTTTGATAGAAAATATCTTGAGCCACAAGAGTTTGAAGATATTAAACGAAAGATGGAAGAATGTAAAGCACAAATTGCTGGCTTTATGAAATATCTCAAAAACAGTGATAGAAAGGGAAACAAATACGATTAG
- a CDS encoding bifunctional 5,10-methylenetetrahydrofolate dehydrogenase/5,10-methenyltetrahydrofolate cyclohydrolase yields MTILDGKKTSNDIKNEITSIVDEMKANGEKVPHLAAVIVGNDGASLTYVGSKVRACERVGFESTMVRMPNTTSETELLREIKKLNDNPEIDGFIVQLPLPKQIDTQKVLMAVDPDKDVDGFHPTNFGRMALDMSTFIPATPFGILELLDRYDVQTKGKHTVVIGRSHIVGRPMSILMGRKGFPGNSTVTLTHSHTKNITQITSQADIIITALGVPGFLKAEMVKDGAVIIDVGITRVPDESRERGYYITGDVDFENVSKKVSHITPVPGGVGPMTIAMLLKNTLLARERHREAAGK; encoded by the coding sequence ATGACCATACTAGACGGTAAAAAAACCAGCAATGACATCAAGAACGAGATCACATCGATTGTCGATGAGATGAAGGCCAACGGCGAGAAAGTACCGCATCTAGCCGCTGTAATAGTTGGTAATGATGGTGCAAGTCTTACTTATGTAGGTTCAAAGGTACGTGCCTGTGAGCGTGTAGGTTTTGAGAGTACGATGGTGCGCATGCCTAATACGACTAGCGAGACTGAGCTACTACGCGAGATCAAAAAGCTCAACGACAATCCAGAAATTGATGGTTTCATCGTACAGTTACCGTTGCCTAAACAAATTGATACTCAAAAGGTATTGATGGCGGTCGATCCAGATAAGGATGTGGATGGGTTCCACCCTACTAACTTTGGACGTATGGCGCTGGATATGAGTACGTTTATTCCTGCAACGCCTTTTGGGATTCTAGAACTATTAGATCGCTATGATGTGCAAACTAAGGGAAAACACACGGTTGTAATAGGTCGTTCACACATTGTGGGTCGCCCTATGAGTATCTTGATGGGAAGAAAAGGCTTTCCAGGTAATTCTACGGTTACCTTGACACACAGCCATACCAAAAATATTACCCAGATCACCTCACAAGCTGACATCATTATTACAGCCTTAGGCGTTCCAGGATTTTTGAAAGCGGAAATGGTAAAAGATGGCGCCGTTATTATTGACGTAGGAATCACTCGAGTTCCTGACGAGTCTCGAGAGCGCGGTTATTACATTACGGGCGATGTGGATTTTGAGAATGTTTCCAAAAAGGTGAGCCATATCACGCCCGTTCCAGGTGGCGTTGGCCCGATGACGATCGCCATGTTGCTCAAGAACACGTTGCTGGCAAGAGAGAGACATCGCGAGGCTGCAGGTAAGTAG
- a CDS encoding YkgJ family cysteine cluster protein, with product MVPLDKIKDLANQRKKENLGFFKTLRKQKPKNLDQIAQQTHDEVFQEIDCLKCANCCKTTGPLFTDADINRIARHFNVKPATFIQTYLRIDEDDDYVLQSTPCSFLGDDNYCSIYEVRPKACREYPHTDRRKLYQIGTITIANTGICPAAYEIVERMKDRLPVR from the coding sequence ATGGTACCTCTAGACAAAATTAAAGATCTAGCAAATCAACGCAAAAAAGAAAACCTTGGTTTTTTCAAAACCCTGCGTAAGCAAAAACCCAAAAATCTTGATCAAATTGCTCAGCAAACTCACGACGAGGTTTTTCAAGAGATTGATTGCCTCAAGTGCGCTAATTGTTGTAAAACGACAGGACCATTGTTTACCGATGCAGATATAAATCGTATCGCTCGTCATTTTAATGTGAAGCCCGCTACATTTATTCAAACCTACCTAAGAATTGATGAAGATGATGATTATGTATTGCAGTCAACACCATGTAGCTTTTTAGGTGATGACAACTACTGTAGTATTTATGAAGTGCGCCCTAAAGCCTGCCGTGAATATCCACATACGGATAGACGTAAATTATATCAAATAGGAACCATTACCATTGCCAATACTGGTATATGTCCTGCGGCTTATGAAATCGTGGAGCGCATGAAAGATCGCCTACCTGTGAGATAA
- a CDS encoding TlpA family protein disulfide reductase, translating to MRKLLLLLTIVALGGCANQEPSSATIIKREALHDLMAATTNQDVKVLNFWATWCAPCIEEMPAFEAVNEDNIEVIFISLDDASKLEDQVNTFLRENNIVSRVVLLDDPYANEWVPMVDSHWDGAIPATLIIKGDKKRFFNQTFNEDELREAINTL from the coding sequence ATGAGAAAACTACTTCTTCTTTTGACCATCGTGGCACTAGGCGGTTGTGCAAATCAAGAGCCGTCTAGCGCAACCATCATTAAGCGTGAAGCCTTGCATGATTTGATGGCTGCAACGACCAATCAAGATGTCAAAGTATTGAACTTTTGGGCAACTTGGTGCGCACCGTGTATCGAGGAGATGCCGGCTTTTGAAGCTGTTAATGAAGACAATATAGAAGTCATATTTATATCACTTGATGACGCTTCAAAATTGGAAGATCAAGTCAATACCTTTTTAAGAGAAAACAATATTGTTTCTCGGGTTGTATTACTGGATGATCCATACGCAAATGAATGGGTTCCTATGGTAGATTCTCATTGGGATGGCGCCATACCGGCGACACTTATAATTAAAGGAGATAAAAAACGCTTTTTCAATCAAACCTTTAACGAGGATGAATTGAGAGAAGCTATAAATACATTATAA
- a CDS encoding thioredoxin family protein: protein MKTLKILTAVSIIALLGALTFGMLNLDTVNINYASNPDSIDKQEQKLEPAITADGLKGYDIGDIATDFKLINIDDTYVSLSDFPDALGYVVIFTCNHCPYSKAYEDRIIALDKKYKKLGYPVIAINPNNPQEYPDDSFINMKKRAADKGFTFPYLMDSKQDIYPQYGATKTPHVFLLNKEEGNSVVRYIGAIDDNHQDENKVKNHFLANAIDALLENEEISPTKTIAIGCSIKK from the coding sequence ATGAAGACACTCAAGATACTTACTGCAGTTTCAATAATTGCCTTGTTGGGAGCACTTACCTTCGGTATGCTTAATCTAGATACTGTAAATATTAATTATGCTAGTAATCCAGACTCAATCGATAAACAGGAACAAAAGCTAGAGCCCGCGATCACTGCCGATGGATTAAAGGGTTATGATATTGGTGATATCGCGACCGACTTTAAACTCATTAATATTGATGACACCTACGTCTCACTATCAGATTTTCCTGATGCCTTAGGATATGTGGTCATTTTTACCTGTAATCATTGCCCGTATAGTAAAGCCTATGAAGATCGCATCATAGCTTTAGACAAAAAGTACAAGAAACTAGGTTACCCAGTCATCGCAATCAACCCTAACAATCCACAAGAATATCCAGATGACAGTTTTATCAATATGAAGAAACGAGCAGCCGATAAGGGATTTACATTTCCTTATTTAATGGACTCTAAACAAGATATTTATCCACAATACGGCGCTACTAAAACGCCTCATGTCTTTTTACTTAATAAAGAAGAAGGCAACAGTGTGGTGCGCTACATCGGTGCCATCGATGACAATCATCAGGATGAAAATAAAGTGAAAAATCATTTCCTGGCAAACGCAATTGATGCATTATTAGAAAATGAAGAAATCTCACCTACCAAGACTATCGCAATAGGTTGTTCTATCAAAAAATAA